Proteins found in one Solitalea lacus genomic segment:
- a CDS encoding DUF2264 domain-containing protein, whose product MVLIKRTSGMMLILLVLLGFSNTSVYAQKKKSEKTVINTGLQDREYWSNLLYKMASPVIFNLANGTLRKNMPVEVPPGAKPDSYKKVTHLEAVGRTMAGVAPWLALPDDNTKEGKMRKELRAALLKGIVNAVDPNNPDYLNFRTDAQPIVDAAYMAQAFLRAPKALWEPLDSLTKKRVTEEFKALRTMTGAYNNWLLFAGINEAFLMNIGEKADPVRIQYAQKKINEWYVGDGWYSDGPSFSLDYYNSYVIHPMLVDFFKVLVDKKRLKPEEYDKALKRMIRYSEFSERFIAPDGTYPAFGRSITYRTAAFQALAQVALMEKLPEYIQPAQVRCALSAVMHRMYDQCDNFDSNGWLVLGFCGSQPMIADGYTSTGSLYMATLGFLPLGLSADNKFWTDPAADWTSKKAWNSQPFTKDYHVEY is encoded by the coding sequence ATGGTATTAATTAAAAGAACAAGCGGAATGATGCTTATTTTGCTTGTTTTGCTTGGCTTTAGCAATACTTCGGTTTATGCTCAAAAGAAAAAAAGCGAGAAAACTGTTATAAACACCGGACTTCAGGACCGGGAATACTGGAGCAATTTATTATATAAAATGGCTTCACCTGTCATTTTCAACCTGGCCAATGGAACGCTGAGAAAAAATATGCCCGTAGAAGTTCCTCCTGGAGCAAAACCGGATTCATACAAAAAAGTCACTCATCTGGAAGCTGTTGGGCGTACAATGGCGGGAGTGGCTCCCTGGCTGGCTTTACCTGATGACAATACTAAAGAAGGGAAGATGCGTAAGGAGTTGCGTGCCGCCTTATTGAAAGGTATTGTCAATGCTGTTGATCCCAATAATCCAGATTATCTGAATTTCAGAACAGACGCCCAACCTATTGTTGATGCTGCATATATGGCACAGGCATTTTTAAGAGCGCCGAAAGCCTTGTGGGAACCTTTGGATTCTTTAACCAAGAAAAGAGTGACCGAAGAGTTTAAAGCCCTTCGTACCATGACCGGGGCTTACAACAACTGGTTGTTGTTTGCAGGTATCAATGAAGCTTTTTTAATGAACATTGGCGAAAAGGCTGATCCGGTACGTATTCAATACGCACAAAAGAAAATTAATGAATGGTATGTAGGAGATGGATGGTATAGTGATGGACCTAGCTTTAGCCTCGATTATTATAATAGTTATGTTATTCACCCTATGCTTGTGGATTTCTTCAAGGTATTGGTTGACAAAAAACGACTTAAACCTGAGGAGTATGATAAAGCTCTGAAACGCATGATCCGTTATTCAGAATTCTCAGAGCGTTTTATTGCTCCTGATGGTACATATCCTGCATTTGGGCGCTCCATTACCTATCGTACAGCAGCCTTTCAGGCCTTGGCGCAAGTAGCACTCATGGAAAAATTGCCTGAATACATTCAGCCTGCGCAGGTGCGCTGTGCCTTAAGCGCGGTGATGCATCGCATGTATGACCAATGCGATAATTTCGACAGTAATGGTTGGCTGGTCTTGGGCTTTTGCGGCTCGCAACCGATGATCGCCGATGGTTATACTTCTACCGGAAGCTTATATATGGCCACCTTGGGATTTTTACCGCTGGGCTTATCGGCCGATAATAAATTCTGGACCGATCCTGCTGCTGACTGGACTTCAAAAAAGGCTTGGAATAGCCAACCGTTTACGAAAGATTATCATGTTGAATATTAA
- a CDS encoding glycoside hydrolase family 88/105 protein, whose amino-acid sequence MRKLTFSLLLVLVTFCSALAQLRADSIFHQMKKVADWQWKTLETEGWRNPKKDWTSGAMYAGMVAWAKVANDETYFKKLIQVGEDNKWKVGKYRHFADDYCVGQLYSQLYTIYKDPRYIEDFKTLADTIAMLPHTEGLEWKKGIHMREWAWCDALFMGPPALAYLAEATGDMKYLDCTSKLWWKSTEYLYDKDEHLYYRDSRYFNKKEKNGAKVFWSRGNGWVMGGLVRVLSVMPKNHPDREKFVQLFKDMSAKVASIQQADGSWHASLLDPATYPVKETSGTGFFCYALTWGINQGILPYKKYSTVVAKAWDALTTSMHPNGKLGFVQAQGAAPDKVTYDDTDVYGVGAFLLAGTEMLRMTVDQEKNTAMVEAVNPAASERNEKITVEWSSVTAQIKKAKVKGLVVEDAVSGQQIPFEVIYTDQQKPKSIVFQTSLTPGGNKIFKIKRTSN is encoded by the coding sequence ATGCGCAAACTTACATTTTCGCTACTGTTAGTGCTTGTAACATTTTGTTCGGCTCTAGCCCAATTGCGAGCCGATAGTATTTTTCATCAAATGAAAAAGGTGGCCGATTGGCAATGGAAAACCTTAGAAACCGAGGGCTGGAGAAATCCTAAAAAGGATTGGACCAGTGGAGCGATGTATGCAGGTATGGTGGCCTGGGCTAAGGTGGCTAATGACGAAACTTATTTCAAAAAATTGATACAGGTTGGAGAAGACAATAAATGGAAAGTGGGTAAGTACCGTCACTTTGCCGACGATTATTGTGTTGGACAGCTTTACTCACAACTTTACACCATTTATAAAGACCCAAGGTATATTGAAGACTTCAAGACCCTAGCAGATACCATTGCTATGTTGCCTCATACAGAAGGTCTGGAATGGAAAAAAGGAATTCATATGCGCGAATGGGCATGGTGTGATGCCTTGTTTATGGGACCTCCAGCATTAGCTTATTTGGCTGAAGCCACAGGCGATATGAAATATTTGGATTGTACCTCAAAGTTATGGTGGAAATCAACGGAGTACTTGTACGATAAAGATGAACACCTTTATTATAGAGATAGCCGTTATTTCAATAAAAAAGAGAAGAACGGAGCAAAAGTGTTTTGGAGTCGTGGTAATGGTTGGGTAATGGGCGGACTGGTAAGAGTTCTTTCCGTAATGCCTAAAAATCATCCCGATAGAGAAAAATTTGTCCAATTGTTCAAAGATATGTCGGCTAAAGTTGCCAGCATACAGCAAGCTGATGGGAGCTGGCATGCCAGTTTACTAGATCCGGCTACATATCCTGTTAAGGAAACCAGCGGCACAGGTTTCTTTTGTTACGCCTTAACCTGGGGAATTAATCAAGGTATTTTGCCATATAAAAAATACTCAACAGTAGTTGCTAAAGCCTGGGATGCCCTCACAACGTCTATGCATCCTAATGGTAAACTTGGTTTTGTACAGGCACAGGGTGCAGCTCCAGATAAAGTAACCTACGACGATACTGATGTGTATGGTGTTGGAGCATTTTTATTAGCGGGTACTGAAATGTTACGCATGACCGTTGATCAGGAAAAAAATACAGCTATGGTGGAGGCAGTTAATCCTGCTGCATCTGAAAGGAATGAGAAAATAACGGTGGAATGGTCTTCTGTAACAGCGCAAATCAAAAAAGCGAAAGTAAAAGGTCTTGTGGTAGAAGATGCTGTATCAGGCCAGCAAATTCCTTTTGAGGTAATTTACACTGATCAGCAAAAGCCTAAATCGATTGTTTTTCAAACGTCATTAACTCCGGGGGGAAACAAGATTTTTAAAATTAAAAGGACCAGTAATTAA
- a CDS encoding RagB/SusD family nutrient uptake outer membrane protein has translation MKISKYLILPAFSALALLACQKEGLLTNDTQTDIFDAAVWSDSIKTVQVLTSAYSGVGPENYMTRINTSNTLSEFSDESDERWSTTLSGWTFQQGAYTASSIPLPFTNHWSDTYKTIRKINLFIARVDESPLSAIGKKRMKAEARFLRAWFYHILTKTYGGVPILDRTWGVNEDLNLPRNTYEECVNFMIQDLDAAAADLPIRYVGQDYGRATKGACLALKARVLLFAASPLFNGGQLAANKDAIYGYKEGSPNRWVLARDAAKAVIDMGVYSLMQGTNNDNSTAEGFYKVFLTRNNPEMIFMRLSGSNRSYEASHLPKSRGGALHTSPNGNYVNAFPMANGKPITDPTSGYNPQNPYVGRDPRFYRSVIYNGATWKTTSGTFGPVYTYLNAPTDGLTIPFASVGTQSGYFNRKMMSEDVTGSTGGAEHYFPFLRYAEVLLNYAEALNENGQTAEAYAPMAEIRKRAGLNPFNLPTGLTQDQMRTYIRDERRIELAFEEHRFYDIRRWKILPDTYCKPLRMMVVTPKSGTITPLGTNYTYEERDFVKPPCPYNDNMYLLPIPQSQINISSNLKQNPGW, from the coding sequence ATGAAAATCTCTAAATATTTAATCTTACCGGCTTTTTCTGCTTTGGCTTTATTAGCTTGTCAGAAAGAGGGTTTGTTAACCAATGATACACAAACAGATATATTTGATGCAGCTGTTTGGTCCGATAGTATCAAAACTGTTCAGGTATTAACAAGTGCTTATAGTGGTGTGGGGCCGGAAAATTATATGACTCGTATCAACACCTCGAATACCTTATCGGAATTTTCTGACGAATCAGACGAGCGCTGGTCTACTACCCTTTCCGGTTGGACTTTCCAACAGGGTGCATATACGGCTAGCTCAATACCTTTGCCATTTACTAATCATTGGAGCGACACTTATAAAACTATTCGTAAAATTAATTTATTTATTGCTCGTGTAGATGAATCTCCTTTATCGGCCATAGGGAAAAAAAGAATGAAAGCTGAAGCTCGTTTTTTACGTGCATGGTTTTATCATATTTTAACAAAAACCTATGGTGGAGTTCCTATTCTGGATAGAACTTGGGGTGTCAATGAGGATCTTAATTTACCGCGTAATACTTACGAAGAATGTGTGAATTTTATGATCCAAGATCTGGATGCAGCAGCTGCTGATCTTCCGATCAGGTATGTTGGACAGGATTATGGGCGCGCCACTAAGGGTGCTTGCCTAGCTTTGAAGGCCAGGGTTCTACTATTTGCAGCAAGCCCTTTGTTTAATGGAGGTCAACTGGCAGCAAATAAAGATGCGATATACGGATACAAAGAGGGTTCACCAAATCGTTGGGTTTTAGCTCGAGATGCAGCAAAAGCCGTAATTGATATGGGGGTGTACTCACTAATGCAAGGAACAAATAATGATAACAGCACTGCCGAAGGTTTTTATAAAGTGTTTTTAACGCGTAATAATCCGGAAATGATTTTCATGCGTCTTTCAGGTAGTAATCGTAGTTATGAAGCTTCACATTTGCCTAAAAGCCGTGGTGGAGCGCTTCATACTTCCCCTAATGGCAATTATGTAAATGCCTTCCCTATGGCTAATGGTAAGCCGATTACAGATCCAACCTCGGGCTATAATCCGCAAAATCCATATGTAGGTCGTGATCCTCGTTTTTACCGTTCTGTTATTTATAATGGAGCTACTTGGAAAACTACTTCTGGTACTTTCGGTCCGGTATATACGTATTTAAATGCTCCAACAGATGGATTAACCATTCCGTTTGCTAGCGTTGGTACGCAAAGTGGTTACTTTAACCGTAAAATGATGAGTGAAGATGTTACCGGTTCTACCGGTGGCGCTGAGCATTACTTCCCATTCTTAAGATATGCAGAGGTGCTCTTGAACTATGCAGAAGCCCTGAACGAGAATGGACAAACTGCTGAAGCTTATGCTCCTATGGCTGAAATTCGCAAAAGAGCTGGTTTAAATCCGTTTAATCTTCCTACAGGTTTGACGCAAGATCAAATGCGGACTTATATTCGCGATGAACGTCGTATTGAATTGGCATTCGAAGAACATCGTTTCTATGATATCAGACGTTGGAAAATTCTTCCTGATACATATTGTAAACCATTACGAATGATGGTAGTTACCCCCAAAAGTGGTACTATTACCCCATTAGGTACTAATTATACTTACGAGGAAAGAGATTTTGTTAAGCCTCCTTGTCCGTATAATGATAATATGTATTTGTTACCGATTCCTCAGTCACAAATCAATATTTCTTCAAATTTAAAACAAAACCCAGGCTGGTAA